The Leptospirales bacterium genome has a window encoding:
- a CDS encoding metallo-mystery pair system four-Cys motif protein, whose translation MYRSILLQSRRALLFALAALSSLPALACQQTENGDAEMLGMLAIAALLPQSLSFQVIDANAVEFQCGAITAKNTNAGAGVAVSYAVQDLRFFVSNLRFLDAAGVETPATIVSDGVFQDQQYGVALLDFEDATAGCVGDSRTNRSVRYTAPSGAYTGVAFNVGVPEASNHIDRDGADTRSPLNITAMNWAWTSGYKFAKIELRDGGSNLTNFHLGSTGCAGTPPSGVTCSAANRPEVRISDSSGFNPAQRRVVLDLNELLRGFPQNPGALTCMPRQGGAVCDTLLDTLGVNGATGASNSASVEAFRVSQ comes from the coding sequence ATGTATCGATCTATATTATTGCAATCTCGCCGGGCATTGCTTTTCGCCCTGGCAGCGCTGAGTTCTCTGCCTGCGCTTGCTTGCCAGCAAACGGAGAATGGAGATGCCGAAATGCTGGGCATGCTGGCCATTGCCGCCCTGCTTCCGCAGTCGCTGTCTTTCCAGGTCATCGATGCCAATGCCGTCGAGTTTCAATGCGGGGCCATTACCGCAAAAAATACTAACGCCGGGGCCGGCGTTGCTGTAAGCTACGCCGTTCAAGATCTACGCTTCTTTGTTTCTAATCTGCGCTTCCTCGATGCCGCTGGCGTCGAAACGCCGGCGACGATTGTATCGGACGGCGTATTTCAAGACCAGCAGTACGGAGTCGCACTGCTGGACTTTGAAGACGCTACGGCGGGCTGCGTAGGCGACAGTCGAACCAATCGATCGGTGCGCTATACGGCGCCATCGGGCGCCTATACTGGCGTAGCATTCAATGTGGGAGTTCCGGAAGCCAGCAATCACATCGACCGGGACGGCGCCGATACGCGATCGCCGCTAAACATTACGGCAATGAACTGGGCCTGGACCAGCGGCTACAAGTTTGCCAAGATCGAACTTCGCGACGGCGGATCCAATCTAACCAATTTCCACCTGGGCAGCACCGGGTGTGCAGGGACCCCTCCCTCCGGCGTTACCTGCAGCGCCGCCAATCGGCCTGAGGTTCGTATCTCGGATAGTTCAGGATTCAACCCTGCGCAGCGGCGGGTAGTGCTCGATTTGAATGAGTTATTGCGCGGTTTCCCGCAGAATCCTGGAGCTCTAACCTGTATGCCGCGTCAGGGCGGCGCGGTCTGCGACACCTTGCTCGACACCCTTGGCGTTAACGGCGCCACCGGCGCATCCAATTCGGCTTCTGTAGAAGCCTTTCGCGTGAGTCAATAG
- a CDS encoding NAD(P)-dependent glycerol-3-phosphate dehydrogenase produces the protein MKCAVLGSGTFGTALASILANKDFNVNLWTRQAELAEAINNEHRNKRYFPDLPLPERLRAATDIEAILHDAELVVLAVPAQQISAVIRDYGALLPVNIPIVSAAKGIEEGSLRLVSEILEEELPGKYHGMLSYISGPSFAKEMIQKVPTVVSIAARSEVVAQKVQQIFYTNFFRTYWTPDVTGVEVGGSLKNVIAIAAGVSDGLGFGNNTRAALITRGLAEITRLGIAKGADPLTFLGLAGLGDLVLTCTGALSRNRTVGLMLGQGKKLKEALDEMNQVVEGVYTAQSAYQLSQKMKVEMAITEQIYKLLYEDKDARQVTIDLMSRELKREGV, from the coding sequence ATGAAGTGTGCTGTACTGGGCTCGGGAACCTTTGGAACCGCGCTGGCCTCGATCCTTGCTAACAAGGACTTCAACGTAAACCTGTGGACTCGTCAGGCGGAGCTGGCCGAAGCGATCAACAACGAGCACCGCAACAAGCGCTATTTTCCGGACCTGCCCTTGCCCGAGAGACTGCGCGCCGCAACCGACATTGAAGCCATTTTGCATGACGCCGAGCTGGTGGTCCTGGCCGTTCCAGCGCAGCAGATCAGCGCTGTGATTCGCGATTACGGCGCGCTCTTGCCGGTCAACATTCCAATCGTTTCCGCTGCCAAGGGCATTGAAGAAGGCAGCTTGCGCCTGGTATCGGAGATCCTGGAGGAGGAGCTGCCAGGAAAATACCATGGAATGCTCAGCTATATATCCGGACCCAGTTTCGCCAAAGAAATGATCCAGAAAGTGCCAACGGTGGTGAGCATTGCCGCTCGCAGCGAGGTCGTCGCACAGAAGGTTCAGCAGATCTTCTATACCAACTTCTTTCGCACCTACTGGACGCCTGATGTGACAGGCGTCGAGGTTGGCGGCTCGTTGAAGAACGTAATTGCCATCGCCGCCGGCGTTTCCGATGGTCTGGGCTTTGGCAACAATACGCGGGCGGCGTTGATTACGCGCGGCCTGGCGGAGATCACGCGGCTGGGAATTGCCAAGGGCGCCGATCCGCTGACTTTCCTGGGTCTGGCCGGACTTGGCGACCTGGTCTTGACCTGCACTGGCGCGCTATCGCGTAATCGGACGGTAGGGCTGATGCTGGGTCAGGGCAAGAAACTGAAAGAAGCCCTCGACGAGATGAATCAGGTGGTTGAAGGCGTCTATACCGCGCAATCCGCCTACCAGTTGTCGCAGAAAATGAAAGTGGAAATGGCAATTACGGAGCAGATCTACAAGCTGCTGTATGAGGATAAGGACGCGCGGCAGGTGACCATCGATCTGATGTCGCGCGAGCTGAAACGAGAGGGCGTCTAG
- a CDS encoding TetR/AcrR family transcriptional regulator, whose translation MLPRPLPAASSAREKLIYAAEECLLRQGHAATSVKDIARAAGVNHGLVHHYFGSKEQLYVELLRSYDQVERRRLEQPLCAEEIVELTSEKFFNDSRIMIEIHAMAHVMPELAREMNELLQHRIRMLRELYGADSISAHLTIAAFAGMALLSDTLKELPLRDMVRQFLRWSQIAQKSGPGEAAARRESQLAGAGRSAERSLPAARKRTTRGRRHAAR comes from the coding sequence ATGTTGCCCCGCCCGCTGCCTGCCGCATCCAGTGCGCGCGAAAAGCTGATCTATGCTGCCGAAGAATGCCTGCTACGCCAGGGCCACGCCGCCACTTCGGTGAAGGATATTGCCCGTGCAGCGGGAGTGAACCACGGACTGGTTCACCACTACTTTGGATCAAAAGAGCAGTTGTACGTAGAGTTGTTGCGCTCCTACGATCAGGTGGAGCGCCGTCGTCTGGAACAACCGCTGTGTGCCGAAGAAATAGTCGAACTGACCAGCGAGAAATTTTTCAACGATTCGCGAATCATGATCGAGATCCATGCTATGGCGCATGTAATGCCGGAGCTGGCGCGTGAAATGAATGAGCTCTTGCAACACCGCATTCGCATGCTGCGCGAACTGTATGGCGCCGATAGCATCAGCGCCCACCTGACGATCGCAGCCTTTGCTGGAATGGCGCTGCTTTCCGACACTTTGAAGGAGCTGCCGCTGCGCGACATGGTCCGGCAATTCTTACGCTGGAGTCAGATTGCGCAGAAGTCCGGTCCGGGCGAGGCAGCAGCCCGGCGAGAATCACAGCTGGCCGGCGCCGGGCGAAGTGCAGAGCGCAGCCTTCCGGCGGCGCGCAAGCGAACAACGCGCGGACGTCGCCACGCGGCTCGCTAG
- a CDS encoding Crp/Fnr family transcriptional regulator: MTPDFRDSLQPEDRAALQEISRPLNFEPGESVFGEGDRYRGFFLVERGACKVFRVNSSGKQAVLSFFTAGHCIAVLPLFRNIESYPAACSSIQHSDLRLYPVDSMRILLRDRPLLQGALQDSMLEIARFFRDKSSMLMLQSAEERVLGFLQELGAGDSPILLDIPKGQVALYLGITPEAFSRALASLKDRGALSEENGRLRIGQL, translated from the coding sequence GTGACTCCTGATTTTCGCGACAGTCTGCAGCCGGAGGATCGGGCAGCGCTGCAGGAAATCTCGCGACCGCTCAACTTTGAGCCAGGCGAGAGCGTGTTTGGCGAGGGCGATCGCTACCGCGGCTTCTTTCTGGTAGAACGCGGGGCCTGCAAGGTCTTTCGCGTCAATTCCTCGGGCAAGCAGGCGGTGCTCAGCTTCTTTACTGCGGGCCATTGCATTGCCGTCCTGCCTCTCTTTCGAAACATCGAAAGCTATCCGGCAGCCTGCAGCTCCATCCAGCATTCCGATTTGCGGCTTTACCCGGTCGATTCCATGCGCATCCTGCTGCGCGACAGGCCGCTCTTGCAAGGGGCTTTGCAGGATTCGATGCTGGAGATTGCCCGTTTTTTTCGAGACAAAAGCAGCATGCTCATGCTGCAGTCGGCAGAGGAACGCGTACTTGGATTCCTGCAAGAACTGGGGGCCGGCGATTCTCCCATTTTGCTCGATATCCCCAAAGGGCAGGTTGCACTCTACTTAGGAATCACCCCGGAGGCCTTCAGTCGTGCACTGGCGTCGTTGAAGGATCGCGGCGCGTTGAGCGAGGAGAACGGGCGATTGCGCATCGGCCAGCTTTGA
- a CDS encoding VWA domain-containing protein — MELDQLVFRWIWRGLRRLRTPRPLWPAAEPGDQLPRLQSFALLLAGRGIQLERASDGIGGRAGDRFYLPFGQCISGALQENLDFFRLRILLMASQPLQRVDAPRLHRLALRRALREFPQARDLYARVKQMIRREESLDRRRPPHAWRPLRQMLCGRYLEISESATAGPGAAIQSQRAAEEEHSPVAALPENARWLTPDQKAIEDYTLGHNFEKIETLDDFDGRWRDLDGEDEQAQHSEALQELQLAWRIRSTEQAQSIRALEQGGAGGGEISGEQSTSPAVFYDEWDFRKRSYRPRHCRLYQRQLSEVRPGYAAQVLQERSAAFRRLERKFAAVFQELQLLHRQLSGDDPDLDALCERFCDLAAGRSPEERLYLSRRRRRKDLSILFLLDLSMSADAWLMDRRVLDVEREALILFGEALALHGCEFAAAAFYSRTRNDCEYLRIKERTEGWQTVRDRLGRLQPEGYTRVGPALRHATAQLRTTPAAQRWLMLITDGRPNDYDRYEGRYGNLDVRQAIREAQAAGIHVQVFAVDWRRRAAFQEMLGQGACQILHDPDQLPEALGDFYLRLLRS; from the coding sequence ATGGAGCTTGATCAGCTCGTCTTTCGCTGGATCTGGCGCGGACTGCGCCGCCTGCGCACGCCGCGCCCCCTGTGGCCTGCCGCCGAACCGGGCGATCAGCTGCCGCGTCTGCAAAGCTTTGCTCTGCTGCTTGCTGGCCGCGGCATTCAGCTGGAACGCGCTTCAGACGGTATTGGCGGCCGCGCTGGCGACCGCTTCTATCTGCCCTTCGGTCAGTGCATCTCCGGCGCCTTGCAAGAAAATCTGGACTTCTTTCGTTTACGCATCTTGCTGATGGCCAGTCAGCCCTTGCAGCGCGTCGACGCCCCGCGCCTTCATCGTCTGGCGCTGCGCCGCGCTCTGCGAGAATTTCCGCAGGCGCGCGATCTCTATGCAAGAGTAAAGCAAATGATCCGTCGCGAAGAGTCTCTGGATCGCAGGCGTCCGCCGCACGCCTGGCGGCCCTTGAGGCAAATGCTATGCGGCCGCTATTTGGAGATCAGCGAGAGCGCGACGGCAGGCCCCGGCGCGGCGATTCAATCTCAAAGAGCGGCCGAAGAAGAGCATAGCCCTGTCGCCGCATTGCCGGAAAATGCCCGCTGGCTCACGCCGGACCAGAAGGCCATCGAGGATTACACTCTGGGTCACAATTTTGAAAAGATTGAAACCCTCGACGATTTTGACGGCCGCTGGCGCGATCTGGATGGAGAAGATGAGCAGGCCCAGCACAGCGAAGCGCTGCAGGAATTGCAACTGGCCTGGCGCATCCGATCTACGGAACAGGCCCAGAGCATTCGTGCGCTGGAACAAGGCGGCGCCGGCGGCGGAGAAATATCCGGTGAACAGAGTACCTCACCGGCAGTTTTCTACGATGAATGGGATTTCAGAAAGCGCAGCTACCGCCCGCGGCACTGTCGACTGTATCAGCGGCAGCTGAGCGAGGTTCGACCGGGTTATGCAGCGCAGGTTCTTCAGGAGCGATCCGCCGCCTTTCGTCGTCTGGAGCGTAAATTCGCCGCTGTATTTCAGGAGTTGCAGTTGCTCCATAGGCAGTTGAGCGGGGACGACCCGGACCTTGACGCCCTCTGCGAACGCTTCTGCGATCTTGCTGCGGGCCGCAGTCCGGAGGAACGACTCTACCTCAGTCGAAGGCGTCGGCGCAAGGACCTGTCCATACTCTTTTTGCTCGACCTGAGCATGTCCGCCGATGCCTGGCTGATGGACCGGCGCGTTCTCGACGTGGAGCGCGAAGCCCTGATCCTCTTTGGCGAGGCGCTTGCCCTGCACGGCTGCGAGTTTGCCGCCGCCGCCTTCTACTCCCGTACGCGCAACGACTGCGAATACTTACGCATCAAAGAGCGCACGGAAGGCTGGCAGACAGTACGCGACCGGCTGGGTCGCCTGCAGCCGGAGGGTTACACGCGCGTGGGACCGGCGCTGCGTCATGCAACAGCGCAACTGCGCACAACGCCGGCCGCACAGCGCTGGCTGATGCTGATCACCGATGGTCGCCCGAACGACTACGATCGTTATGAAGGCCGCTACGGCAATCTGGACGTACGCCAGGCAATCCGCGAAGCGCAGGCCGCCGGCATCCATGTCCAGGTCTTTGCCGTCGACTGGCGCCGGCGCGCAGCTTTTCAGGAAATGCTTGGACAGGGCGCCTGCCAGATCCTGCACGATCCGGATCAGTTGCCGGAGGCTCTTGGCGATTTCTATCTCAGACTGCTTCGCAGCTGA
- a CDS encoding CbbQ/NirQ/NorQ/GpvN family protein: MADASGVQIPYYRAVGRECELFEHAFRNQLALLLKGPTGSGKSRYVEHMAARLARPLITVACHDETSAVDLLGRYLIQGAETIWQDGPLTRALREGAIIYLDEIAEARPDVIVAIHSLTDHRRALYLDRRNESLPAPAEFMLVASFNPGYQRGIKELKPSTRQRFVAWSFDYPPAEVEIEILCGETGVSAPRATALVKMAAKIRAQSELGLSETASTRLLADAARLMNSGLPERMSCRAAIAEALTDDSDTLQALGDLAALYF; encoded by the coding sequence ATGGCTGATGCAAGCGGGGTGCAAATCCCCTACTACCGGGCGGTGGGGCGCGAATGCGAGCTCTTTGAGCACGCCTTCCGCAATCAGCTGGCATTGCTGCTGAAGGGCCCCACCGGCTCGGGCAAGTCGCGATACGTGGAACATATGGCGGCGCGCCTGGCGCGTCCGCTGATTACTGTCGCCTGCCACGACGAGACCTCGGCCGTAGACCTGCTTGGCCGCTACCTCATTCAAGGCGCCGAAACAATCTGGCAGGACGGCCCGCTGACGCGAGCGCTGCGCGAGGGAGCGATCATTTACCTCGACGAAATTGCCGAAGCGCGACCCGATGTAATTGTCGCCATTCACTCGCTCACCGATCATCGACGCGCGCTCTACCTGGATCGACGTAATGAAAGCCTGCCAGCGCCCGCAGAGTTCATGCTGGTGGCTTCCTTCAATCCCGGTTACCAGCGCGGTATCAAAGAACTGAAACCGTCCACCCGGCAGCGCTTTGTCGCCTGGAGCTTTGATTATCCGCCGGCCGAGGTAGAGATTGAAATTCTCTGCGGAGAGACCGGCGTATCGGCGCCGCGCGCCACGGCGCTGGTCAAGATGGCGGCAAAGATTCGAGCACAATCAGAACTGGGACTTTCGGAGACGGCCTCGACGCGTTTGCTGGCCGACGCCGCCCGGCTGATGAACTCCGGACTTCCGGAACGGATGTCCTGCAGGGCGGCCATTGCCGAGGCGCTGACCGACGATAGCGATACCTTACAGGCCCTTGGCGATCTGGCGGCGCTCTACTTTTAG
- a CDS encoding cbb3-type cytochrome c oxidase subunit I yields the protein MKYKSQRIAYLFFATVALLLTLQIIYGFIMGFARIGYDGLHQWIPFNAARATHTNLLVVWLLTGFMGAAYFIIPDEAQRELLWPKIAVLQWASWVVVGVIALIGFHLNWWEGRKFLEIPRPLDYLVVVNVLTFLANVGLTLWKGKRLTTTSLVFFFGLFCAALLYLPGMIYFDNQTLDSYFRWWVVHLWVEGVWELIMGGILSYLLIKLTGIDREVVEKWLYVVIGLTFLSGILGTGHHYYWIGTPRYWLMVGGIFSALEPLAFLGMAIWAINMYRKKGREHPNKIAIFWTLGCAVMSFLGAGFLGFAHTWPQVNRWTHGTLITAMHGHLAFWGAYAMLVLAVISYATPLLTGRKLWDTMAGYIAFWCANLGMLGMTGALAVAGIAQVYLERKMGMDFLAVQKEISIHFVGMLAGASLFTVGIAIYIVQFLRHGLPKMEAMMPEDASDEAVAAGR from the coding sequence ATGAAATACAAATCGCAAAGAATCGCGTATCTGTTTTTCGCAACGGTGGCGCTGCTGTTGACGCTGCAGATCATCTACGGCTTCATCATGGGCTTTGCGCGCATTGGCTATGACGGACTTCACCAGTGGATTCCCTTCAATGCAGCGCGCGCTACACATACCAACCTGCTGGTGGTCTGGCTGTTGACCGGCTTCATGGGCGCCGCTTATTTTATTATCCCCGATGAAGCGCAGCGCGAATTACTGTGGCCTAAGATAGCTGTACTGCAGTGGGCCAGCTGGGTGGTGGTTGGCGTGATCGCCCTGATCGGTTTTCATTTGAACTGGTGGGAAGGACGCAAGTTTCTGGAGATCCCGCGACCGCTCGACTACCTGGTGGTGGTTAACGTATTGACCTTTCTGGCTAACGTCGGGCTCACATTGTGGAAGGGTAAGCGACTGACGACCACTTCGCTGGTCTTCTTCTTTGGCCTCTTCTGCGCAGCATTGCTCTATCTGCCGGGGATGATCTACTTCGACAATCAGACGCTCGACTCCTACTTTCGCTGGTGGGTGGTGCATCTCTGGGTAGAGGGCGTCTGGGAGCTGATCATGGGCGGCATACTGTCCTACTTGCTGATCAAGCTGACCGGCATTGACCGCGAGGTGGTAGAGAAGTGGCTCTACGTAGTCATTGGACTCACATTTCTATCGGGTATTCTCGGCACCGGACACCACTACTACTGGATCGGTACGCCGCGCTACTGGCTGATGGTGGGCGGAATCTTCTCGGCGCTGGAGCCGCTGGCTTTCCTGGGCATGGCAATCTGGGCGATCAACATGTACCGCAAGAAGGGACGCGAACACCCCAACAAGATCGCCATCTTCTGGACGCTTGGCTGTGCGGTGATGTCCTTTCTGGGCGCCGGATTTCTGGGATTTGCCCATACCTGGCCGCAGGTCAACCGCTGGACGCACGGCACGCTGATCACGGCCATGCATGGCCACCTGGCTTTCTGGGGCGCCTATGCAATGCTGGTACTGGCAGTCATTTCCTATGCAACTCCCTTGCTGACTGGACGGAAGCTGTGGGATACAATGGCTGGCTACATCGCCTTCTGGTGTGCAAACCTTGGCATGCTTGGGATGACTGGCGCTTTGGCTGTCGCCGGCATCGCCCAGGTATATCTGGAACGAAAGATGGGCATGGACTTCCTGGCGGTGCAAAAGGAAATTTCCATTCACTTTGTGGGCATGCTCGCCGGGGCCAGTCTCTTCACCGTTGGAATTGCGATTTACATTGTCCAATTCCTGCGACACGGACTGCCAAAAATGGAGGCGATGATGCCGGAGGATGCGTCGGATGAGGCTGTTGCCGCTGGCCGCTAA
- a CDS encoding c-type cytochrome translates to MLSKSQARAFFLIGTALFSALFLGLTVDSLRQTGERTRGQNLSEEVKRGKAIWDQNNCMGCHTILGEGAYYAPDLTTSYRKRGPEWLRVFLQDPEAMFPGERKMVQYHFSEQQIGDVIAFLKWIGEVDTNGWPPEPDIAAANSQPVIARTAVDLSKAPEKFGQLCTACHSLGGQGGNVGPALDGVGARRDLAYLDRWLSDPQSVKPGTAMPKLPLSDAERAALVAFLATLK, encoded by the coding sequence ATGCTATCCAAATCGCAAGCCCGCGCCTTTTTTCTCATCGGCACTGCGCTCTTCAGTGCGCTGTTCCTTGGTTTGACGGTAGACTCTTTGCGTCAAACTGGCGAGCGCACGAGAGGTCAGAATCTGAGCGAGGAAGTGAAGCGCGGCAAGGCCATCTGGGACCAGAACAATTGTATGGGTTGTCATACAATTCTTGGAGAAGGCGCTTACTACGCGCCGGATCTTACCACGAGCTATCGCAAACGCGGACCGGAATGGCTGCGCGTATTCTTGCAGGATCCCGAGGCAATGTTTCCGGGAGAGCGCAAGATGGTTCAATACCACTTTTCCGAACAACAGATCGGCGACGTCATCGCTTTCTTGAAGTGGATTGGCGAAGTCGATACCAACGGCTGGCCGCCCGAGCCCGATATCGCCGCCGCTAACTCGCAGCCGGTCATCGCGCGCACTGCCGTCGACCTCAGCAAGGCGCCTGAAAAGTTTGGACAGCTCTGTACTGCTTGCCATTCGCTGGGCGGCCAGGGCGGAAACGTCGGGCCAGCGCTGGATGGCGTAGGCGCCCGTCGCGATCTCGCCTATCTGGATCGCTGGCTATCCGATCCGCAGTCGGTGAAGCCGGGTACAGCAATGCCAAAATTGCCGTTGAGCGACGCCGAACGCGCCGCACTGGTCGCCTTCCTGGCGACGCTGAAATAA
- a CDS encoding alginate export family protein, translating into MSTFKKLVLLLALLLAALNSLAAEGETTPADPGEMERMRALLKAWEAIRVDGMVRVRPEWKYNFNFDRSDLSCSGTLCRARDDNQEFTGMRSELGVAAKLGESSAARIRLQDSRVWGAERGSDTGLATANDDTRQSVDVREAWLETTGLWGGLDVRGGRLILAFGDQRLIGPLDWTNVGRSFDGIRANLHGDAWSSQWFVAQLAEQDSDSAGNSTAVGAQNGDLDDARLFGIYNTFKPIEWLQIEPYYIGARFSPVQRSAPVADATAIQSRGGVAIINTEDRSREAEQLHTLGARFTNRTVDGGKSAAGPLDWTLEYAWQTGRSGRYVGAAWDQAQLIAPLPTDLFTSAANPCRVYATVTQPDGSSLSGCRVYVERQRIDAFAAAASIGYRVLESLRLGGEALVGSGDGNRNDATVATFNNLFPTNHGKFGEADLVSWQNMKAWSINLEWRLGDAGKLRIAYWSADKYRAQDAWYKVTGGGQSGATQASTESASNARFASAYNTDLSAAALGVGHLRKHLFREYDLVYEVKALAIEWRAGYSYILGGDAVGALKDDLLIRQELYSRRVVSDLSDGRIDRPAEFLALQQPQSRRTAHFAYLMATARF; encoded by the coding sequence ATGTCAACGTTTAAGAAATTGGTACTTTTGCTCGCCTTGCTGCTGGCTGCATTGAATTCGCTGGCCGCCGAAGGCGAAACGACGCCGGCGGATCCCGGCGAAATGGAACGAATGCGAGCATTGCTCAAGGCCTGGGAGGCCATTCGCGTGGATGGTATGGTCCGAGTTCGTCCGGAATGGAAATACAATTTCAATTTTGATCGATCGGATCTCAGCTGTAGCGGGACCCTTTGCCGCGCCCGCGACGACAACCAGGAGTTTACCGGCATGCGCAGCGAGCTTGGCGTTGCCGCCAAACTGGGCGAATCCAGCGCAGCGCGCATCCGTCTCCAGGATTCTCGGGTCTGGGGCGCCGAACGCGGTTCCGATACGGGACTGGCCACAGCGAACGACGACACGCGGCAATCCGTCGACGTACGCGAGGCCTGGCTGGAGACCACCGGGCTTTGGGGCGGCCTCGATGTACGCGGCGGAAGATTGATTCTGGCCTTTGGCGACCAGCGTTTGATTGGTCCGTTGGACTGGACTAACGTCGGCCGCAGCTTTGATGGAATTCGCGCCAACCTGCATGGCGATGCCTGGTCCTCGCAGTGGTTTGTCGCACAACTCGCCGAACAGGATTCAGATAGCGCCGGCAATTCGACGGCGGTGGGCGCCCAGAACGGAGACCTGGACGACGCCAGACTATTTGGAATCTACAATACATTCAAGCCCATTGAGTGGCTTCAGATTGAGCCCTACTATATTGGAGCGCGCTTCAGCCCTGTGCAACGCAGCGCGCCGGTAGCCGACGCGACAGCGATCCAGAGTCGCGGCGGCGTGGCCATCATCAACACCGAGGATCGGAGCCGCGAAGCCGAGCAGCTGCATACGCTGGGCGCGCGCTTCACCAATCGCACTGTCGACGGCGGCAAGAGCGCTGCCGGTCCTCTGGACTGGACGCTGGAATATGCCTGGCAAACCGGGCGCAGCGGACGCTATGTGGGCGCAGCCTGGGATCAGGCGCAGCTCATTGCCCCCCTGCCGACGGATCTTTTCACCAGCGCCGCCAATCCTTGCCGCGTTTATGCCACGGTAACTCAGCCTGACGGGTCTTCGCTGAGCGGTTGCCGCGTCTACGTTGAGCGCCAGCGCATCGATGCATTTGCCGCAGCAGCCAGCATCGGCTACCGCGTGCTTGAGTCGCTGCGCCTGGGCGGCGAGGCTCTGGTTGGAAGCGGCGACGGCAATCGCAACGACGCAACGGTTGCTACATTCAACAATCTATTCCCCACCAACCATGGTAAATTTGGCGAAGCAGATCTGGTGAGCTGGCAGAACATGAAAGCCTGGTCGATCAATCTGGAATGGCGCCTGGGCGACGCCGGCAAGTTGCGCATCGCTTACTGGTCGGCGGACAAATACAGAGCGCAGGACGCCTGGTACAAAGTTACAGGAGGAGGACAGAGCGGGGCTACACAGGCCAGCACCGAATCGGCCTCCAATGCACGTTTCGCTTCGGCCTACAATACGGATTTGAGCGCCGCAGCCCTTGGCGTCGGCCATTTGCGCAAACACCTGTTCCGCGAATATGATCTTGTCTACGAGGTCAAAGCGCTGGCCATCGAATGGCGCGCCGGATACAGCTATATCCTCGGCGGCGATGCCGTCGGCGCGCTCAAGGACGACCTGCTGATTCGCCAGGAGCTATACAGTCGCCGGGTGGTCAGCGATCTGAGCGATGGACGCATTGATCGACCGGCAGAATTTCTGGCCCTGCAGCAGCCGCAATCGCGGCGCACTGCGCACTTTGCCTACCTGATGGCAACCGCTCGGTTTTGA